CGACCGTGCTCGCGGATGTCACGCCGTCCATGAAGGTCGCGCGCGACGAAACCTTCGGGCCGCTCGCGCCGCTGTTCCGCTTCTCGTCGGACGAGGAAGTGATCCGCCTCGCCAACGACACCGAGTTCGGCCTCGCGTCGTACTTCTATAGCCGCGATATCGGCCGCGTCTGGCGTGTCGCCGAAGCGCTCGAATACGGCATGGTCGGCATCAACACGGGCCTCATCTCGAACGAAGTCGCGCCATTCGGCGGAGTCAAGCAGTCGGGCCTGGGCCGCGAAGGCTCGCATTACGGCATCGACGACTACGTGGTCATCAAGTACCTGTGCGTCGGCGGGATCTGAGCCTTTAGCGCAAAGGCTCGGCTATTCGACCGACGCCGAAGGCTACGCCGGCAGCATCCTGTTGCGCGTAGCCTTCGTGAGGCGCATCCGGCGCGCGGACCGGCTCTCGCGCGCGAACTCCCTCTCTCCCTTTAGGGCTGCCGCCAGGCTCTCTGGCGGTAGCCTGTTACGCTCGTTGGGCGTGCGCGCACGTACCGCGCGCCGAATCGTCGTTCGGCGCACGAGTTGCTGATTCGCCGCTGCGCCGCACCATTAGCCTTCCCCTCCAGCACTTGTGAACCAGCTTGGGCGCGCGCACCACGCACCGTCCATCGTCTCGGGTTCAGCACATCCTCGTACTCCGGCTACCGCCTGCGACGCACCTGAGCAACCGACCGAACCAAGGGTTTCACAGGACGAAACTTTCACTGCTACCCGCCGATAACTCGGAAAGGAACGCACCGGACACCGGGCACTCCACCGGCGCCGCCCGTCGGACCCATTTGCGCGCCGCCTCGCGTGGCAACCCTGCGCGATTCTCATCCGCTTGCAAGAGGACTCAGGATGCACAAGCTCAGTTTTACGCAAAGACTGTGGCTGCCACTGATCATCAGCCTCGGCGCGTTGCTCGCCGTCTCAGTGTCGGCAGCGTGGCAGTCGCGCGAAACGCGCATCGAGGAACGTAAGCACGACCTCACGAACGTCGCGCACGTCGGGCTCGGCATCGTGAAGGAGTATGCGGCGCTGGCGCAAAGCGGCGCGCTGCCGGAGGCGGACGCCCGCAAGCAGGCGCTCGAACGCCTGCGCGGCATCCGCTATGGTGAAGACGGCTACTTCCTCGTGATCGACTCGACGCCGCGCATGGTGATGCATCCCATCAAGCCGGCACTCGATGGCAAGGATCTCGCGTCCAGCGCCGATGCCGACGGCCGTCACCATTACGTGACGTTCGCGTCGGTTGCGCGGGCGCCGGACGGCGGCTTCGTCGACTACGTGTTCCCGCATCCGGGCGCGGCGGCGGCACAGGCGGTCGGCAAGATCGGCTACGTGGTGCGCTATGCGCCGTGGGACTGGATCGTCGCGACCGGCGCCTATGTCGACGATATCGACGCTGCGTTCATGCAATCGCTGTGGCTGATCGGCGCGGTCTTCGTGGCGGTCTCGGTCGTGCTCGTGACACTCGTCGCGCTCACGAACCGCAGCATCGTTCGCACGCTCGGCGGAGAGCCGGCCTATGCGGCGAACGTGGCGGACGCGATCGCATCAGGCGACCTCACGGTGGCGATCCGCACGCGCGAGGGCGACACGTCGAGCCTGCTGCACGTGATGCAGCGGATGCGCGACGCGCTGACGGGCACCGTACGCCAGCTCAAGCATGCTTCCGACAATGTCGCGTGC
Above is a genomic segment from Paraburkholderia aromaticivorans containing:
- a CDS encoding methyl-accepting chemotaxis protein → MHKLSFTQRLWLPLIISLGALLAVSVSAAWQSRETRIEERKHDLTNVAHVGLGIVKEYAALAQSGALPEADARKQALERLRGIRYGEDGYFLVIDSTPRMVMHPIKPALDGKDLASSADADGRHHYVTFASVARAPDGGFVDYVFPHPGAAAAQAVGKIGYVVRYAPWDWIVATGAYVDDIDAAFMQSLWLIGAVFVAVSVVLVTLVALTNRSIVRTLGGEPAYAANVADAIASGDLTVAIRTREGDTSSLLHVMQRMRDALTGTVRQLKHASDNVACGANEIANGNADLSSRTESQAASLQETASSMEQMTAMVRQTADHARTASELAAGAAEIANRGGDMIARAVAAMKAISNESGRMVEIIATIEGIAFQTNILALNAAVEAARAGEQGRGFAVVAGEVRSLAQRSASAAKEIRLLISRAVDSVGSGATLVENTGSTIDEARDAIMRVTGVVQEIAAAAAEQSAGIDQVNLAVTQMDSMTQQNAALVEQAAAAAQSLKEQATSLQRAAGAFHVDDAGGRAPIATSSGQRRAAFA